The genomic stretch atgtgtatgtggggagatttacatatataagcagatatgtgtgtgttgggggtatcaaatatacatatataagtagatatgagtgtgtgtgatggtggggGGAGTACATATAAggctgtgtgggtgggtggggggttACACATGTATGCGTAAGCAGATGTGTTTGTGAGGGGAGTATTATATATATGCAGGATATGAGTAGGTGTTTGTGTTGGGGGaggtttatatatgtgtgtgcatgtggcttgtgtatatatatataagcatcaatgagtatgtgtgtaagagggagggggaattttatatatatatatgcagatatatgtataagtaagaatgtatgtgtgtatatatatatatctgtatttaggtaagaatgaaaaGAGGGCAGAAACATCCCCTCCAAAACTTTTCGCTTGTTTacgtgtgtttatatactttgatttatttgattacacatgcagtgatgcgatttgcattaaagggctagaagaaggaaagaacaagtgaagTAGGCAAAACTTAGCTTTTAATGTATAAACcgttacaaactgaccagtgaatATGTGTAGGTGTGAGCGACGGAGATTGCATATAAGATATACAGTAATGTGTGTgagtatatgtatattttgaatatctcaatacccttgaaagggtgaaaaaaatattcttgaatcataagcttcagaaactgatgacactgaaaaacatgaactaagtgcatggattaagatgtaaggaatgaaccaagtagtgctacattacacaaaatatttcttcaagaattcttaagtaaaaggttataaaatcaaatgcccacaagtacaagcactggttaaacatgCCATATACTGTGCTTGTCTgcccatgataggaacagtttgaacactattgcccatgttagttataagatcattggtgtcaagcagaggaatttgggtttttgttgcatttggtaacttgtcaggaaattggcatttactcaatatctgaacatgtcgCTGCAGGagacttgttttattaaattcaggcaAACCTGCTATGCCAAAAGTGCagaagcaatatatatatacacaaaataatttcctttatcatttcagCTGCTGAATagtaagtgaaaggtgtgtgtgtgaagggtatggtcctagatgtaggaaactaggaatttGCTTATCAAGCCATGCATTCTTTTACAATGTACCACTTTAattgttttgtaactgagcacttgTTTGTAATTTATCAGACTTAAAATTAACCTCtagtattattataataatgcttgtcatttgtcaatgacattatattttgtgttcgAATCATCATATTCAGTGAATGTATAAAGCAGCTTTCAACATATActacaatgttgccctctcCAAATGACACTCTAtgtgtttagcatgtgtgtagacgctttgtaaatgcaatgaactcctGAACCAACGGGAGGAGTTAGATGTGTGTATACTaaatagtcacttgctttcaattGTTAAATAATGCGTCATCTGGGTTATCAGTGTAATGATGTAACAAATTTAATACAACCTTTGACTGAACACAGGCtatacttgtaaatatttacatttcaaggctcttcatttgtctttgcattCAGGGCACTTCTATGTGCCAACCCACATGCAGACATTCACCTTTTGCGTGTTGACTcctcatgaaatttttttttaggttgtcactgtgattaccaaataaaacacGGTGCTTGAGGGAGATCTCCATAAGCAATTAATGTCGAAGCGCTGAAGTTAGCCTTGcccacatgtttatttattgaacattttaaactttagcACATTTAATATAGTCGCAAGATACAACTCGCTTTGGTAGTTGACGTCGCAAACCAGTCTACTCTCTGACAAATCCTTTCGCCAGcccctttgtttatttccttattttctttgtgtccACTAGTATCTACGCAAACACACCAAGGTGAGAGATCGCTGCCTCACACTGTGAGTTACTTGACTCGACTACAATAGGGTCATTTACCTAGCATTGAGACAAtgacttgctaattaagtaGGTGAGACATCGGAGACGACAGCtcgatgtaaggaaagaagGATCGAGGTTACGATAGTAAGTAGTTAGCCTTCCTTTACTTCAACTGAAAAGCCATCGGGCTGCAAGTCGCGAAGAGCTAGTGGAGGGCGACTAGCGCTCGGTACATGCGGAATCCGAATAGACCGTAAGCGCGTCTAGGTCTCGACTAGCACTCCGCGAGTAGCAGGTAAACGGAGTTGTCCTCATTCGAtttacatgcatacggggcccAGATGGCCACGCTTTGTAAAGACAGCAACGGACGAAGGTCACAGGCTCTCATAACAGTAGGGAGGAAATTAGACACTGGCATGGCACAGGCTTTGAAGAGCAGTCGGAGCCGGCATCGTCTGTTCACCCATTTCAAGCAGGCCGAGCTGCGAGAGTACCTGTATGTCTTTCTCACCATGTCCCCAAGCCTAGGCTCCAACTTCCACGCATAAAGGCAGTGAGGTGGAAGAGTTTTACGATGTGGTGTAAAAGGTAATAAAGGCAGCACTGAGGAAAGACATTCTAGTCATACTTGTGACTGGCGCACCAAGATCAGCTCAAACGCTTTCCAACAATGGCAACTCACTATAGTCAATACCTACTATTCCCACAAGGAGTCTAGAATGGCAACTTGGATCTCTACAGATGATTTGGTCCATAACCTCATCCTGCTACCATAGTTTCGAATCaagcagcaaagaaaagctAAACACAGGTCAAAATCAGGTGCTGAAGAAAACTAAGGTGCGCAGGTCAAAAACATAAGGATCTTACACGTTGCTCGCTATCCTTTTACCCTTTCACTTTGGGACAGAGATGTGGTGACGACAGTCACAAGTTGGGGGTACCGAGAAGCGAGCTAGAGGATGTCAGCTTCTGATCTTAAAGATATAAAAGTGTACATTTGGGCTAAGGCTAGCGAGCGAAAGTTTGTGTTTAACTGCAGTGGAATCAATGAAGCATTGTGATAGGAACAACAATTTGTGGGTTATGAATTATTGTCTTGTTATTTTTCCACTGTAGTCTTCTGTTCCTCCCTTTCCGTTCTATGACCCTTAGCTATTCAATTTGTCCTCTATGTAACAAAGGCAAGTGGCTCACAGCACATCGAAATAAAGGAGTGGGGGGTGGGCAGCCATTTATGTCAGGAGGCGAGGTGTCCAGTTACactcttattctttcttctactctttgctttttattcttgAATGGAGAGGCGTCTCCCATTATGGCCTGCGTGGTGGATATCGTGGAAACTGAATCCCAGTGCTTCATCTTTAAAACTGCATGAAACAATTTATGTCATCAGGTGTTTGTGTGcaaaagaactattttatattttaacactaattacatgaGGCTGGAAATATAGGCCATCAATCAATTTTATCCAAAATAGAACACTTTCTTTGGCCTATTGTTAGTTGACTAACAATAAGGTCCCACTGACCCCTTTCAACATACACATGACATCTAgcaagaagatgaaagaaaaaatcaacaagATAGTCAAAAAGTCTAATatgtgaaaacatttaaatgacatGAGGCTTGTTATACATGCAATACAAAGCATGTGTTATGCTCGCCTTtccatgcatgcatacacatgaaaaacacccacaaaacaaaatctgactgaaatcatatttttccttttcacagATATGATGTGTTGACTGTCAATGTTTAGctgtaacaaaattaaaacagtaatGATTACTGAGTGATCCAATTTAaacatgctctctctcactcacatacacatataacaACATGCATCAGTTCATCACAAATATTGGTGACcagatttaaaaagtaaataccATTTTTATATAGGAtccaaataacaacaaaataaatatctgcTGTTAACAATAGAGTATATTTTTGTGCTAGAGGAAAATCCCAGCTATACTCTTTCATAAAATGACAACTCTTCACGATGTCATTGCTGGGGAACACATATCTCCCAGTAGAAATGGCAAAACCAGTGCTAGCCATGTCCTTTATCTACAGATTATGTTAAATGTGTATACAGCTTTCATAGTAAAAACCTCTGAGGTTATTCATGAATAAAAGGGGCACATATGACCTTTATGACATACTCTTTGAAGGAGTCGCCCATGTAAAAGAAAACttgggactttttttttgttatcaaacTATAATTTTTTGCAATCACAGGCACCAGGCCAATGCAAGATGTACTGAAAAACAGTAGCAGGAAACATACATGAATAACATCGGGCAGCATCTCAAAGTTGGCAGCCAGGCTTGCATCCATGTCTGTCACAAGGatcaattatttgtttttctagcaGTTCAATTCAAAGTGGAAGATCTGCTAGAAAGATGCGCAGTATACGTGCTAGGTTGTCAATAAGTGTGAAGTCAAGTGCCCGTATATTGTCATAGACTGTGTGCCACACTGATGGGAAAGGTGAGGAAATGAGATGAACAATGGGGACCCCTGTaatgcagacagaaaataaaactgttaatcgcaaaatatgaaatataaagtATGCATTTCCTGATTGCATTATCTGGCAAGCTGAAAAGAGCTATAATGCTGTGCTctgtattttgttaaaaagcTTTACAATATAACCATATCTTTTAAAATGCAACCTGCATGCTTAATTGGGTTTAATTGTAAAACAGAACTGTTTTGGATGTAAGTAACATAATTACCAAATTTTCCTCTTGTtgtgcacacataaacacaaaacattttgttgttgttgttgttgaaagacTGCATATTCATGCTCCCATTCATGCACAGATTACAGATCAATGGCTATTTGAAAGCAAACCTAAAGAATACTTACTGCGTTCAAGGAAAGGTATATGATCATCCTCCACACCTCCCCGAGCACGTCTGTTGGTGAAGATGGGTCGATTACGTTGAGTGGGGTTTAGATAACCATGCTGCTGCAGGCATTGctctgaaaaataaacttaaatgcTGACCAGAGCTGGTTCTATACACAGACATGACAAGcgtttccccccaaaaaacctaatatttttaaaggctGACCCAAgccaaatataaaacatttctgacaAGTTAGCAGAATACATCTAGCCGTCAACAGTCTGTTACACAGCTGTGCTGagaaatttttaataataattttaagaaaagcacAGACTTAAAATTCTGACTACCGATGTGACAGAGCTTAtaaccaaaagaaagaaaacacactcTCACCAGATaggcaacttttaaaaaacttaaataaatgtGGATATTGTATACGGTGCTTATCAAGCTTTTGTAGCTACAGACAAAtagaagtttaaaaagaaagaattataaTTGGTCATACCAATGTTCCTGAGTTTGTAGTAAGAAGATGCTGTTTGAGCAAACTGAAGATCGAAAGAGGTGTCTGGTGTTCCAATGAGGTCCATCAGTATCATCTGTTCCTGtgacaaaagtaaacaattttacagcTCTGTACTTTGTTGCAAGCTAGTGTCTATAAATGCTACAAATTCAATATCTATTTATACATTTCAATGCATTATTGCTTTATATTCACAGCAGTTCAACTAATTTTCTAGTCTCATCGACTGCCAAAGCCCAATACATGTAAACTCAAATGGGTGCATGCATTCTACAATGCTACTTACAATAGTCTGAATGTAGGTAAGGCCTAAATTATTAGGATCTGGAGTGTCAGCCCACTTGGCAGCCAGATGTTTGGAACCATAAAGCGAGTCATATTGTGACCAAGTCATCAAGGCCTCCTCCCCATCAAAGAACACAAACTGAAGTGTCAGATCCTGAAACATGCCAGCTGTATGTAAGAAACACCATCAACTGCAGTGTCAGCTTCTGAAACATCACAGTTGTCACAAGAACCACCAAGGGCAACGCAAATTGGTCTTAGCTCCTGAAACATGATAACTGTCACATGAGCCATCAGTCATTACACATAAGCATATCCtgcattttacaaaaacaagatttgtttCACAAAAGATCTGGGAATAACTGTCTCTATGCCaaatgtgcttgtgtgtgcatatatatgtatttacatGGCTATTGGATTGGTGcatatatcaataaataaatatataaaagtccCAGGATAGCCTTGCCCCATACTCGTAAACTGAATCAATAATTTTGCCAACTATGttctttttgactttttttcagaaggaaGCACTCACATTTATGATTTGGGAATGTGGGCTTAGAAAGACAGGTGTACAATATGACTTACTGAGTTTGATTCTTTTGTAGACCTAAAGTGATTCTGCATTCTTAATGCAGTTTCTAGCATCAAAGCACAGGGCACAGCAGAGTCTGTGGCACCAATGAAAACCATGTTGTTATACAGCTTGGAATCATAGTGACAAGCAAGAACAATTCTTCGTGATTTGCTTGGGTCAAGTGTTGC from Pomacea canaliculata isolate SZHN2017 linkage group LG8, ASM307304v1, whole genome shotgun sequence encodes the following:
- the LOC112570715 gene encoding glutaminyl-peptide cyclotransferase-like, with protein sequence MHGAAPLAEWLCLLLLCWTRGQILAQRDSCRSIESNVVRNNLGDLAVGLSRRGQFREYALRPFLQPRVPDTPGSTTVRNHITTWMSSVGWTVEEDSFQQQTPFGTRRFTNVIATLDPSKSRRIVLACHYDSKLYNNMVFIGATDSAVPCALMLETALRMQNHFRSTKESNSDLTLQFVFFDGEEALMTWSQYDSLYGSKHLAAKWADTPDPNNLGLTYIQTIEQMILMDLIGTPDTSFDLQFAQTASSYYKLRNIEQCLQQHGYLNPTQRNRPIFTNRRARGGVEDDHIPFLERRVPIVHLISSPFPSVWHTVYDNIRALDFTLIDNLARILRIFLADLPL